A single genomic interval of Hoplias malabaricus isolate fHopMal1 chromosome 7, fHopMal1.hap1, whole genome shotgun sequence harbors:
- the LOC136701524 gene encoding V-set and immunoglobulin domain-containing protein 1-like: MQLHALLLFTVLHFTEGNLSLLISHLTEEDGGMYICDVEGSGFRDIGLMVKGCRLDTGLVQITAQSGGSVLLPCYCTDLLTKPDTLKWQKLDTWEEVSSERDQYRNRVQLGDGQHPGNLSLLITHLTENDSGVYKCELTGKDYRDLTLTVEDPPPSLPFVPFALVTVIFLHIVVAVVYCTTRKKAPDTATAIYSNVGEDGAVRLQ; this comes from the exons ATGCAGCTGCATGCTCTTCTTCTCTTTACAGTGCTTCACTTCACTGAAG gaaatctctctctgctcatatcacacctgactgaagaggatggaggaatGTACATCTGTGATGTAGAAGGGAGTGGATTCAGAGACATTGGACTAATGGTTAAAG GGTGCCGCCTGGACACAGGACTAGttcaaatcacagcacagtcAGGAGGGTCAGTGCTGCTaccctgttactgcactgacctCCTCACCAAACCTGACACATTAAAATGGCAGAAATTAGACACATGGGAAGAGGTCTCCAGTGAGAGAGATCAGTACAGAAACAGAGTTCAGCTGGGTGACGGTCAACatccaggaaatctctctctacTCATAACACACCTGACTGAAAATGATTCAGGAGTTTACAAATGTGAGCTCACAGGAAAAGACTACAGAGACCTCACACTCACTGTCGAAG ATCCTCCACCGTCTCTTCCCTTCGTCCCCTTTGCCTTGGTGACTGTGATCTTTCTCCACATTGTTGTGGCTGTGGTTTACTGCACCACGAGAAAGAAAG CTCCAGACACTGCCACGGCCATCTACAGCAACGTTGGTGAAGATGGAGCAGTGAGGCTACAGTAG